A portion of the Halodesulfovibrio aestuarii DSM 17919 = ATCC 29578 genome contains these proteins:
- a CDS encoding ATP-binding cassette domain-containing protein, which translates to MTMHEDQEGRPLLQAVDLRVVFKPKSDHPVVALNNLNLRVEARSVTGLVGPDGAGKTTCLRLAAGLLVPQSGSMHVLGHDVVHEADLIRPRVGYMPQQFGLYEDLTVQENLNLYADLQGVPMALRKDQFARLLDMTDLEKFTDRRSGQLSGGMKQKLGLACCLVKVPELLILDEPTVGVDPVSRRDIWRIVYQLVDEKGLGVVVSTAYLDEAERCNNVVVMHNGSKLAEGTPKSFYSRVSGRVFVVAPQPPQTARMLHGEVLQRSDVVDASIQSGMVRTVFSKNSPVLTNDVAETHSSPIEGESEKKTLRTIPKDSLVPVTPRFEDVFVDMLQQDGTVIEKPLLAAPDEDTVKQTRPVAMKNAPAIVVSSLLKQFGTFTAVRDISFTVHRGEIFGLLGANGAGKTTTFRMLCGLLKASGGEIHVAGNDMRKTPSKTRSRIGYMAQKFSLYQQFTVKQNLRFYGKAYGLHRAQLQQRLDWALREFDMEDRKDVITQSLPAGFKQRLAMAAAMLHEPEILFLDEPTSGADPLARREFWARINKFAREGVTVIVTTHFMEEAEYCDHLLIMAQGQQLAAGTPAQIREYAVSEKTPEPTIEDAFIQLAES; encoded by the coding sequence ATGACGATGCATGAAGATCAGGAAGGGCGGCCGTTGTTGCAGGCTGTGGATTTGCGTGTTGTGTTCAAACCCAAGAGTGACCATCCGGTTGTTGCGTTGAACAACTTAAATCTGCGCGTTGAGGCCAGAAGCGTCACTGGGCTTGTGGGGCCGGACGGTGCGGGTAAAACAACTTGCCTGCGCCTTGCGGCAGGGCTGCTTGTCCCACAGTCTGGCAGTATGCATGTGCTTGGACATGACGTTGTGCACGAGGCAGACCTCATACGTCCAAGAGTCGGCTATATGCCACAGCAATTTGGACTGTATGAAGATTTGACCGTGCAGGAGAACCTAAATTTGTACGCAGACTTGCAAGGCGTTCCAATGGCGTTACGTAAAGATCAGTTTGCTCGTCTACTTGATATGACGGATCTTGAAAAGTTCACCGATAGACGCTCCGGCCAGCTTTCCGGTGGGATGAAGCAGAAGTTAGGGCTAGCATGCTGTCTGGTAAAAGTGCCTGAGTTGCTTATTTTGGACGAACCGACTGTAGGAGTAGATCCGGTTTCGCGGCGCGATATCTGGCGGATAGTGTATCAGCTTGTTGATGAAAAAGGTTTGGGCGTAGTTGTGTCCACAGCCTATTTGGATGAAGCGGAACGCTGTAATAATGTGGTGGTAATGCACAACGGTTCGAAGCTGGCTGAAGGAACGCCAAAAAGTTTTTATAGCAGAGTATCAGGGCGTGTCTTTGTTGTTGCGCCTCAGCCGCCTCAGACAGCCCGTATGTTGCATGGAGAGGTGCTTCAGAGAAGCGATGTTGTCGATGCTTCCATCCAATCCGGCATGGTTCGCACTGTGTTTTCGAAAAATAGCCCCGTATTAACAAATGATGTAGCTGAAACCCACAGTAGCCCTATCGAAGGGGAGTCCGAGAAAAAGACGCTTCGAACAATTCCTAAAGATTCACTTGTTCCTGTTACCCCAAGGTTTGAAGATGTTTTTGTGGATATGCTTCAGCAGGACGGCACTGTCATAGAAAAACCGCTTCTAGCTGCGCCAGATGAGGATACCGTTAAGCAAACAAGACCTGTTGCAATGAAGAATGCTCCCGCTATTGTTGTTTCAAGTCTGTTAAAGCAATTTGGAACGTTCACCGCTGTACGCGATATTTCTTTTACTGTTCATCGTGGTGAGATCTTTGGTTTATTAGGTGCGAACGGGGCAGGTAAAACAACAACGTTTCGTATGCTTTGCGGGTTGCTGAAAGCATCCGGTGGCGAAATTCACGTTGCCGGAAATGATATGCGTAAAACGCCGTCTAAAACTCGTTCGCGAATTGGGTATATGGCGCAAAAATTTTCATTATACCAGCAGTTCACAGTGAAGCAGAACTTGCGTTTTTATGGCAAAGCCTACGGATTGCATCGGGCGCAGTTACAACAACGGTTAGACTGGGCATTGCGCGAATTTGATATGGAAGACCGGAAAGATGTTATAACGCAAAGCTTACCTGCGGGATTCAAGCAGCGGCTGGCAATGGCGGCAGCCATGCTGCATGAGCCGGAGATTTTGTTTCTGGATGAACCCACATCAGGTGCTGACCCGCTTGCGCGTCGTGAGTTTTGGGCTCGGATAAACAAATTTGCCCGTGAGGGAGTAACGGTCATTGTTACTACGCATTTTATGGAAGAGGCAGAATACTGTGATCATTTGTTGATTATGGCGCAAGGGCAGCAGCTTGCAGCGGGAACACCGGCACAAATCAGAGAGTATGCAGTGAGCGAGAAAACGCCGGAGCCAACAATTGAGGATGCCTTTATACAGCTTGCTGAAAGTTAG
- a CDS encoding efflux RND transporter periplasmic adaptor subunit codes for MNKRKMLLILLIFCVGLVFWWYFSPSRIMEDTSEITLYGQIDLRTVQLTFSEQEYIEEMYVDEGDVVQSGQVLAVLKKDRLAAQYKEAVARVDAQRKVVQRLTTGLRPEEVSQARAKVNAAQIRLKNANSLLRRVKTTTPSGASTRKSLDDAVTAVDLARAELAIEKNGLSLAEEGYRKENIAESEATLKGLQAAVELLQVRMGELQLTAPVDGIIQNRIAEAGELASPARVAFTLAVTEPKWVRAYLPEPELGCVSEGMIAAVYSDSFAEPFEGWVGFISPQAEFTPKRVETTELRTQLVYEVRVWVDDPDNKLKLGMPVTVKLDTVASKNINSDLENISELNIEKDRFANLSSDLRKQ; via the coding sequence ATGAATAAAAGAAAGATGCTGTTAATTCTACTTATCTTCTGTGTAGGACTTGTGTTCTGGTGGTACTTTTCTCCTTCGAGAATAATGGAGGATACCAGCGAAATAACGTTGTACGGTCAGATTGATCTGCGAACTGTGCAATTAACGTTCAGTGAGCAGGAGTACATTGAAGAAATGTATGTGGATGAGGGGGATGTGGTTCAGAGTGGACAGGTGCTGGCTGTGCTCAAAAAAGATCGGCTTGCGGCGCAGTATAAGGAGGCTGTCGCCCGCGTGGATGCTCAGAGAAAAGTGGTACAGCGACTGACAACAGGGCTGCGCCCGGAGGAAGTATCGCAGGCACGGGCAAAGGTTAATGCAGCGCAGATTCGATTGAAAAATGCTAATTCGCTGTTACGTCGTGTGAAGACAACAACGCCATCCGGCGCAAGCACCCGAAAAAGCCTTGATGATGCTGTAACGGCGGTTGACTTAGCTCGGGCGGAACTGGCTATTGAAAAAAATGGATTGAGCCTCGCAGAGGAAGGGTACCGCAAAGAAAATATTGCAGAATCTGAGGCAACGCTAAAAGGGCTTCAGGCTGCTGTAGAGTTATTACAGGTTCGTATGGGAGAACTGCAACTGACTGCGCCTGTTGACGGCATTATTCAAAACCGGATTGCAGAAGCAGGTGAGCTGGCATCGCCAGCTCGTGTGGCATTTACCCTCGCTGTTACGGAGCCTAAATGGGTGCGCGCATACTTGCCGGAGCCGGAGCTTGGATGTGTTTCAGAAGGTATGATTGCAGCTGTGTATTCTGACTCATTTGCTGAACCGTTTGAAGGCTGGGTGGGGTTTATTTCCCCTCAGGCAGAATTTACACCGAAGCGGGTTGAAACCACAGAGTTGCGGACCCAGCTTGTATATGAGGTGCGGGTATGGGTGGATGATCCTGATAACAAGCTCAAATTGGGGATGCCCGTGACTGTTAAACTGGATACAGTGGCTAGTAAGAACATCAATTCTGATTTAGAAAATATTTCGGAATTAAATATAGAAAAAGATAGGTTCGCGAACTTAAGCAGCGACTTACGGAAGCAGTAA